A region of Flocculibacter collagenilyticus DNA encodes the following proteins:
- a CDS encoding c-type cytochrome — protein sequence MKLLAKTLLCASVCALTLSSTANANDSFKHEIDARQSYMQVLRHNIGQLGAMAKGKKPYDAELAKAAAQNLALAASMNNAFMWPKGSDNANAKNTDALPAIWDQLAKVKKINGDMKEASENLAKHAGNGLSEVRKYIGAVGKTCKGCHDDFKAE from the coding sequence ATGAAGCTTTTAGCAAAAACTCTTTTGTGTGCAAGTGTATGTGCACTGACTTTATCTAGCACAGCAAATGCGAACGACTCTTTTAAGCACGAGATTGATGCGCGCCAAAGCTATATGCAAGTTTTACGTCATAATATTGGTCAACTTGGTGCCATGGCTAAAGGTAAAAAGCCTTACGATGCAGAGCTTGCTAAAGCGGCTGCGCAAAACTTAGCGTTGGCAGCTAGCATGAACAATGCGTTTATGTGGCCGAAAGGGTCAGACAACGCTAATGCAAAAAATACAGATGCATTACCCGCTATTTGGGATCAACTTGCAAAAGTTAAGAAAATAAATGGCGACATGAAAGAAGCGTCTGAAAACTTGGCTAAACATGCAGGTAATGGTTTAAGCGAAGTACGCAAATATATTGGTGCTGTTGGCAAAACTTGTAAAGGTTGCCACGATGACTTTAAAGCTGAGTAA
- a CDS encoding cytochrome b/b6 domain-containing protein, giving the protein MSDQFSANPIGSVAEQNEQASRPHQQIVNEQVALDTETPKANSLAQKVKVWDFPLRLFHWSLVLLFIFSFVSVKISEMDWHFKSGILISALLVFRLLWGLVGSFHAKFQHFIASPKRTFQYIFSSLISTKRKHKTGTEYIGHNPAGGWMVVIMLVSLLVTVFTGLVSTDEIYLVGPLYGFVTESFALSATSVHRFMETVLLVLVGLHIAAIVFYRIFKQQKLTKAMITGYKQIQPESLNEHERKLLEQQLHDTQSKKSNKLPVMACLIVLAIATGWAAWLWQL; this is encoded by the coding sequence ATGAGCGATCAATTTTCTGCTAACCCTATCGGTAGTGTTGCTGAACAAAATGAACAGGCAAGTAGGCCTCATCAGCAAATAGTAAATGAACAAGTTGCACTGGATACAGAGACGCCAAAAGCTAACTCTCTGGCACAAAAAGTAAAAGTTTGGGATTTTCCTTTGCGCTTATTTCACTGGTCATTGGTGTTGTTATTTATTTTTTCATTTGTATCGGTCAAGATCAGTGAAATGGATTGGCACTTTAAATCTGGTATTCTTATTTCTGCGCTTTTAGTATTTCGTCTATTATGGGGGCTAGTTGGTAGCTTTCATGCTAAATTTCAGCACTTTATTGCATCGCCCAAGCGCACGTTTCAATATATATTTTCTTCATTAATTTCAACCAAGCGCAAGCATAAAACAGGCACTGAATATATTGGTCATAATCCTGCTGGTGGCTGGATGGTTGTCATTATGCTGGTGAGTTTACTAGTTACGGTATTTACAGGGCTGGTAAGTACTGATGAAATTTATTTAGTGGGACCACTATATGGATTTGTGACGGAATCGTTTGCGCTTTCAGCAACTTCAGTGCACCGTTTTATGGAAACAGTGTTATTGGTATTAGTTGGTTTGCATATTGCCGCTATTGTATTTTATCGTATTTTCAAACAACAAAAATTAACCAAGGCGATGATTACAGGTTATAAACAGATCCAACCTGAATCGTTAAACGAACACGAACGGAAATTACTAGAGCAACAGTTGCATGATACGCAGTCAAAGAAAAGCAATAAGTTGCCAGTGATGGCATGTTTAATTGTGTTAGCCATAGCCACAGGCTGGGCGGCCTGGTTGTGGCAACTATAG
- a CDS encoding two-component system response regulator, whose amino-acid sequence MLTTIKSKNAAKNHYSVLLVEDDPDDIYLVRQMLKNHRSKVYDLKHEDNLEDATAYLEEHKIDVVLLDLGLRELQGLDTLSEFVYKNPFIPVIVLTGAGDNSVGEEAIKLGAADFIPKPEVSGQLLSRAIVFAVERHALLNQLQRQALFDDLTGLPNRTALFERLDTLISNFERSTNRMAAAMLDLDGFKEVNDELGHKAGDDVLVQFAERLNEHLRSSDTAARLGGDEFVLVMTNYNELDEILELLTQKLEDLTTPIRINTGNTHTERVIGVSIGIAEWRKGQTAEQLLTHADKAMYHSKKNGKNQVSINTGIELKSA is encoded by the coding sequence ATGTTAACAACGATTAAATCGAAAAATGCAGCTAAAAATCATTACTCAGTCTTGCTTGTTGAAGACGACCCAGATGATATTTATCTTGTTCGTCAAATGCTTAAAAATCACCGTTCAAAAGTGTATGACCTAAAGCATGAAGATAATTTAGAGGATGCTACTGCTTACCTTGAAGAGCACAAGATTGATGTTGTATTGCTAGACTTAGGGCTACGTGAATTACAAGGATTAGACACGCTATCTGAATTTGTTTATAAAAACCCATTCATCCCTGTTATCGTGCTGACAGGTGCTGGTGATAATAGTGTCGGTGAAGAAGCCATTAAATTAGGAGCCGCCGATTTCATCCCAAAACCGGAAGTGAGCGGACAACTACTAAGCCGAGCCATTGTATTCGCTGTTGAAAGGCACGCCCTGCTTAATCAATTACAACGTCAGGCTTTGTTTGATGATTTAACAGGTTTACCCAACCGCACTGCATTATTTGAAAGACTTGATACCTTAATCAGTAACTTTGAGCGGAGCACCAACCGCATGGCCGCTGCCATGTTAGATTTAGATGGTTTTAAAGAAGTTAATGATGAGCTAGGCCATAAAGCTGGTGACGATGTGTTAGTGCAATTTGCCGAGCGCTTAAACGAACATCTACGGAGCTCAGATACAGCCGCACGATTAGGCGGTGACGAGTTTGTGCTAGTGATGACCAACTACAATGAACTAGATGAAATTTTAGAGTTACTGACCCAAAAGCTAGAGGATTTAACCACACCAATTCGTATCAATACTGGAAATACCCATACAGAGCGAGTTATCGGTGTCAGTATCGGCATTGCCGAATGGCGCAAAGGCCAAACCGCCGAGCAATTACTCACCCACGCTGACAAAGCAATGTACCACAGCAAAAAGAATGGCAAAAACCAAGTCAGCATCAATACTGGAATAGAGCTTAAATCAGCTTAA
- a CDS encoding response regulator, whose protein sequence is MLIHYIDDDPDDQYLIKRAISTISTTISILCFDDANAYLEYIQPEQLDSTTTPDLVLLDINMPMINGFELLSLLKNSTKLNHVPVYIYTTSQSNDDAVAARELGAKDVVVKPSGLQQAINTIKCLYEQHSRK, encoded by the coding sequence ATGCTAATACACTACATTGATGATGATCCAGATGATCAATATTTAATAAAACGCGCAATCAGCACAATATCAACAACCATATCAATATTGTGCTTTGATGATGCTAATGCCTACCTTGAGTACATCCAGCCAGAGCAACTCGACAGTACGACCACGCCTGACTTAGTATTACTCGACATCAATATGCCAATGATAAATGGCTTTGAGTTACTGTCACTTTTGAAAAATTCAACTAAGCTTAATCATGTGCCAGTGTATATTTATACAACATCACAATCGAATGACGATGCTGTCGCTGCACGTGAACTTGGCGCAAAGGACGTTGTTGTTAAGCCAAGTGGTTTACAACAGGCTATCAACACCATAAAGTGTTTGTATGAGCAGCATAGTAGAAAATAG
- a CDS encoding PAS domain-containing sensor histidine kinase: protein MNSTLTTFFRGDYMPHGHCYLWQPGILWMNVISDLLIALAYFSIPCALIIILKKRKDIEFQGIFVLFALFITCCGITHLFGIYTVWHGIYGLHGIAKAVTATVSVVTAIVLFKYIPALLALPTPTQLEAARLKATEEKIKRTKLEVEKKANDIFKYATELIPTGLLVVDNNQHIRIANTALGKMFGYENDELVGKPLSTLLPQNLASHHQSLVDSYVSDPKQNYAMATGRVVRGLDKKGNDVSVEINLSTYRLDNQPYSFATVSDVQKIFNEKSKEYEQSNRIKRAIDATNDGIWEWNLKTNGVWFSQRMLTMIGADTQKDTPNLDLWKSHIHERYIDIFKKQLSSHFKQKSEYDVVYLGLAASGKYEWFRNRGNTIFDHNDQPVLMSGTLTNIHKIKLLESELNTKTQFLDAVLSKSLCGLFIFDIETQSSSYINRQYTSITGYTADDLKYLDYLKGPSALFHPDDLGKIDQHMETIMNARDDDAHTIMYRFLHKEGHYIWCLSKDSVYSRNEAGEVSAIIGTFFDISELKEREEEIKRLALDFSTTFEQAAVGIAHVALDGTWLKANNKLCDILGYSRDELLSMTFQEITYKDDLDKDLDYLKAMLEGSIEEFVMEKRYYRKTGQLIWANLTVSIVKSDPLTPSHFIAVIEDISQRKYMQHALAQSNKALERFAYSASHDLQEPLRKISAFSDSLTQRLAGKLDDEDAEFELERISDASTRMREMIHSLLQLSRFSTQPINKNAVLLSDLIATIAEDLSPLIDESNACIEVEHDCTIYVDEHCFHHVFSNLIANSIRYAKKDQPAIIKIKGEQQALQTIIDVTDNGVGFDSKYASEIFAPFRRLVGRSIPGHGMGLAICQRIIEVHNGNISAKSDINQGTTITICLPNETT from the coding sequence ATGAACTCAACGCTAACCACGTTTTTTAGGGGAGACTACATGCCCCACGGTCACTGCTATTTGTGGCAACCGGGCATTCTATGGATGAATGTAATTTCTGACTTGTTAATAGCATTAGCTTACTTTTCAATCCCTTGTGCGTTAATTATTATTTTAAAAAAGCGAAAGGATATTGAGTTTCAAGGTATCTTCGTATTATTTGCCTTGTTTATAACTTGTTGCGGCATTACTCACCTATTTGGCATTTATACTGTTTGGCACGGCATTTATGGCCTTCATGGCATAGCTAAGGCAGTTACAGCCACTGTTTCGGTGGTAACAGCCATCGTTTTATTTAAATATATTCCTGCGCTGCTTGCATTGCCTACACCGACTCAACTTGAAGCCGCTCGTTTAAAAGCAACAGAAGAAAAAATCAAAAGAACAAAATTAGAAGTGGAAAAGAAAGCGAACGATATTTTTAAATACGCTACTGAGTTAATTCCCACTGGTTTACTGGTGGTGGATAATAACCAACATATTCGTATTGCGAATACAGCCCTAGGAAAAATGTTTGGTTATGAAAATGATGAACTCGTAGGAAAGCCACTGTCCACCTTATTACCTCAGAACTTAGCCAGCCATCATCAATCACTTGTTGATAGTTATGTCTCGGATCCAAAACAAAACTACGCTATGGCAACGGGACGTGTAGTACGAGGATTAGATAAGAAAGGCAATGATGTTAGCGTAGAAATCAACTTATCCACTTATCGTTTAGATAATCAACCTTACAGCTTTGCAACCGTGTCAGATGTACAAAAAATATTTAATGAAAAAAGCAAAGAGTACGAACAATCTAACCGAATAAAACGCGCAATCGATGCAACAAACGACGGTATTTGGGAGTGGAACTTAAAAACGAATGGTGTTTGGTTCAGCCAACGTATGCTTACCATGATAGGTGCTGACACACAAAAAGACACACCCAACCTAGATTTATGGAAGTCGCACATTCACGAGCGATATATTGATATATTTAAAAAACAACTATCAAGTCACTTTAAACAAAAATCTGAATACGATGTGGTGTATTTAGGTTTAGCCGCATCAGGTAAATATGAATGGTTTAGAAATCGCGGTAACACTATTTTCGATCACAATGACCAGCCTGTATTAATGTCAGGAACATTAACAAATATCCATAAAATTAAGCTGTTAGAGTCAGAGCTTAATACTAAAACACAGTTTCTTGATGCCGTATTAAGTAAATCATTATGCGGGCTTTTCATCTTTGATATTGAAACCCAAAGTAGTAGTTACATTAATAGGCAATACACCAGCATCACAGGCTATACCGCCGACGATTTAAAATATCTAGACTACCTAAAAGGCCCCTCAGCACTGTTTCACCCTGACGATTTAGGCAAAATTGATCAGCATATGGAAACCATTATGAATGCACGGGATGATGACGCTCATACCATTATGTACCGTTTTCTTCATAAAGAAGGACACTATATTTGGTGTTTGTCCAAAGACTCTGTGTACTCCAGAAATGAAGCTGGCGAGGTCAGTGCGATTATCGGTACTTTTTTTGATATTTCAGAACTCAAAGAACGAGAAGAAGAAATTAAACGTCTTGCGCTGGACTTTTCTACCACATTTGAACAAGCAGCAGTGGGCATTGCTCACGTTGCATTAGATGGAACATGGCTGAAAGCGAACAATAAACTGTGTGATATTTTAGGCTATTCACGTGATGAATTACTATCGATGACATTTCAAGAGATTACATACAAAGATGACTTAGATAAAGATTTAGATTATTTAAAAGCCATGCTAGAAGGTAGCATTGAAGAGTTTGTCATGGAGAAACGCTACTATCGCAAAACTGGCCAGCTTATTTGGGCAAACTTAACGGTTTCAATCGTTAAAAGCGATCCGCTAACTCCTAGCCACTTTATTGCAGTGATTGAAGATATAAGCCAACGTAAATACATGCAGCACGCGCTGGCACAATCAAACAAAGCATTGGAGCGCTTTGCCTATTCAGCGTCACACGACTTGCAAGAACCGTTACGGAAAATCAGCGCCTTTTCAGATAGCCTAACACAACGATTAGCTGGCAAGCTCGACGACGAGGATGCAGAATTTGAATTAGAACGTATTTCAGACGCCTCAACTAGAATGCGTGAAATGATCCACAGCCTGCTTCAATTATCTCGTTTTTCTACTCAACCCATTAATAAAAATGCAGTGTTACTATCTGATTTAATCGCAACGATTGCTGAAGACCTATCCCCTTTAATTGACGAAAGCAACGCATGTATTGAGGTGGAGCACGATTGCACCATATATGTCGATGAGCACTGTTTTCATCACGTGTTTAGCAACCTAATTGCAAATAGCATTCGTTACGCTAAAAAAGATCAACCTGCAATTATTAAAATTAAAGGAGAACAACAAGCACTACAAACCATTATTGATGTTACCGATAACGGTGTCGGCTTTGACAGTAAGTACGCATCCGAGATTTTCGCTCCGTTTCGACGATTAGTGGGTAGAAGTATTCCAGGCCATGGCATGGGCTTAGCTATCTGCCAGCGCATCATTGAAGTGCATAACGGCAATATTTCTGCTAAAAGCGATATCAATCAAGGAACCACAATCACTATTTGTTTACCAAATGAAACCACGTAA
- a CDS encoding magnesium transporter CorA family protein, with translation MISFRYKDNNEELETTDEGILSSWKQNADSRIWINISYRPEQECDVKAWLVEFGCHEMAVQDALRYRHPPKIEFFDNHLFMIFRDIEKVNSTLNFNHQQIAFFASDRYLITVHVASLDTASVYPSKQKTTSLIETPLNLACVIMHNCANCYLKQLLQFETQLGDLEDGLFDNGNDQMLAEITNYRSSLIKLIRIFNYHKEISQQLKQYSESNDTLDFASALHTINDLHDRFERLHSLSNMYHDICSDLIDGYISITSHKLNNTMRVLTVITAIFVPLSFLAGLYGMNFENIPELKYQYGYPVLLFVMLFIAIALITIFKKRKWF, from the coding sequence ATGATTTCCTTTCGATATAAAGATAATAACGAAGAATTGGAAACAACAGATGAAGGTATATTATCGTCTTGGAAGCAGAATGCGGATTCTCGCATTTGGATCAATATTAGCTATCGGCCAGAGCAAGAGTGCGATGTAAAGGCGTGGTTAGTTGAGTTTGGCTGTCATGAAATGGCGGTGCAAGACGCGCTGCGTTATCGGCATCCTCCTAAAATTGAATTTTTCGACAATCATTTATTTATGATTTTCAGGGATATTGAAAAGGTGAACAGCACGTTGAACTTTAACCATCAACAAATTGCCTTTTTTGCGTCTGATAGATATTTAATTACTGTGCATGTTGCTTCGCTTGATACTGCTTCAGTGTACCCAAGTAAACAAAAAACCACTTCACTGATTGAAACACCGCTCAATTTGGCCTGTGTGATTATGCACAATTGTGCAAATTGTTATCTTAAACAATTACTACAATTTGAAACTCAATTAGGCGATTTGGAAGATGGATTATTTGATAACGGTAACGATCAAATGTTGGCTGAAATTACGAATTATCGGTCATCACTTATTAAATTAATTCGAATATTTAATTACCACAAAGAAATTAGTCAACAGTTAAAGCAGTATAGTGAGTCCAATGACACTTTAGACTTTGCAAGTGCGCTTCACACAATCAATGACTTACATGATAGATTTGAACGATTGCACAGTTTGTCAAATATGTACCATGACATCTGTAGTGATCTAATTGATGGTTATATCTCAATTACTTCACATAAATTAAATAACACAATGCGCGTTTTAACTGTGATAACCGCTATTTTTGTTCCGCTCAGCTTTTTAGCAGGCTTATATGGAATGAATTTTGAAAACATTCCAGAGCTTAAATATCAATACGGTTATCCCGTTTTACTTTTCGTCATGCTGTTTATCGCTATAGCACTGATCACCATATTTAAAAAGAGGAAGTGGTTTTGA
- a CDS encoding mechanosensitive ion channel family protein — protein MTNEIWNYSLFEIGDYSLQVSKLVVCLCILIATFLFSKLVRMALNKVALSKHFLTPAQVYIVGRLLHYIILVIGILLAISALGIDVGKLALVASALGIGIGLGLQGIVNNFVSGLAILLEKSVKVGDFIELDSGINGEVMAIHMRATLVRTNDNVDILIPNSELTNQKVINWTLAESVRRFRIPFGVAYGSDKRLVEKAVLEATEQVDYTLNTIGRKPVVWMTGFGDSSINFMLGVWVSANQVKRPTALTSDYLWAIDDALRKYKIEIPFPQRDLHIRSNKAGVGVNPAETIASTEDEMNEWPEPDIELSKERKVDEKLDI, from the coding sequence ATGACAAATGAAATATGGAATTATTCACTTTTTGAAATTGGTGATTACAGTTTGCAAGTGAGCAAGCTAGTAGTGTGCCTTTGTATTTTGATTGCAACATTTTTATTTTCTAAATTAGTGCGAATGGCGTTAAATAAAGTGGCTTTATCGAAGCACTTCCTAACTCCAGCGCAAGTGTACATTGTAGGGCGCTTGCTGCATTACATCATACTAGTCATAGGTATTTTACTCGCAATTTCAGCATTGGGCATTGATGTTGGAAAACTCGCGCTCGTCGCCAGTGCATTAGGTATTGGCATAGGTTTAGGCTTACAAGGGATTGTTAACAACTTTGTGTCTGGGTTAGCTATTTTGCTGGAGAAGTCTGTCAAGGTGGGCGATTTTATTGAATTAGACTCCGGCATTAATGGTGAGGTGATGGCCATACACATGCGCGCTACACTGGTAAGAACTAATGATAATGTAGACATTCTTATTCCTAATTCAGAGTTAACTAATCAAAAAGTGATTAATTGGACGTTAGCAGAAAGTGTAAGGCGTTTTCGTATTCCATTTGGTGTTGCCTATGGTAGTGATAAACGACTAGTTGAGAAAGCGGTATTGGAAGCAACTGAGCAAGTGGATTACACCTTAAACACCATTGGCAGAAAACCAGTAGTGTGGATGACAGGATTTGGTGATAGCAGTATTAATTTTATGCTAGGTGTGTGGGTATCTGCTAATCAAGTAAAGAGGCCAACAGCGTTAACATCAGATTACTTATGGGCAATAGATGACGCCTTACGCAAATATAAAATTGAAATACCATTTCCACAGCGCGATTTACATATTCGCTCTAATAAAGCGGGGGTAGGCGTTAACCCAGCAGAGACTATAGCCAGTACTGAAGATGAAATGAATGAATGGCCAGAGCCCGACATCGAGTTATCAAAAGAAAGAAAAGTGGATGAAAAATTGGATATCTAA
- a CDS encoding trypsin-like serine protease has product MKKFLLAAIPAAMVLAAPTTYAKNVTISPVKPKIVGGEEATEGVYPWMAAIVATAPSVATSLKVGENSIETSPFSFSPAGAVSGELASCELGDAECTDVEDKVCLIERGTVTFAEKANNCEAGGGVGVVIYNNVEGHFSGTLGEGFEGTIPVVGITQADGQALLDEVATAEKAGSTAAIEVSAEETLTQNSSCGASFLGDRWVLTAAHCVDSPNSINMKVNVGEFDLADGAEDAIEIKNLYLHPGYDTNTLHDDIALIELAESVDKPTIKIADLELTSQLATDNSVATSIGWGGRTGYLPGEGPTSDFPEILHEVDLQLYSSLQCRTIIAESRTRDTDFEFTEADVDVTEQMICAGTPAGGLSTCQGDSGGPLIVNTNDGWQQVGVVSWGLGCAAPGYPGVYTRAGAYQDWMDGITDGIAITQLHDFTTLPETDSRTFKLMVENNSGEAASVTYEIEGSSTFTVEEGACNTLAAGETCELSATYTPVEAGAHEAFVVIKSDNAALKSSKTKLMGNALASASDLKDASGSTSEEVSLFTGGDVKWEENAEGGLQSGDIDDGQESILMAEVNGEGKLTFEWGVSSEENVEDPAEPWDALYLTVNGELHSYISGDVAFESVELELPEGKNLITWSYIKDGAVTELEDTGYVRNINFAKKEPIVIPQMPITEQPDRRNAGGSLGWLSLSLFGLALFRRRK; this is encoded by the coding sequence ATGAAAAAATTTTTATTAGCGGCAATTCCTGCTGCTATGGTGCTTGCCGCGCCAACGACTTATGCAAAGAATGTAACTATCTCCCCTGTAAAGCCTAAAATTGTTGGTGGTGAAGAAGCCACAGAAGGTGTATATCCTTGGATGGCAGCTATTGTAGCTACCGCGCCTAGTGTAGCCACCTCTCTTAAAGTAGGCGAAAACTCAATTGAAACCTCTCCATTTAGTTTTAGCCCTGCTGGCGCTGTTTCGGGTGAATTAGCGAGCTGTGAACTGGGTGATGCAGAATGTACCGATGTAGAAGATAAAGTCTGCTTAATAGAACGTGGAACCGTTACTTTCGCTGAAAAAGCAAACAACTGTGAAGCCGGCGGTGGTGTTGGTGTAGTTATTTATAATAACGTTGAAGGACACTTTTCGGGCACATTAGGTGAAGGCTTCGAAGGTACTATTCCTGTGGTTGGTATAACTCAAGCTGACGGCCAAGCCTTACTTGACGAAGTTGCTACAGCAGAAAAAGCAGGTAGCACAGCGGCAATTGAAGTTTCAGCCGAAGAGACCCTGACACAAAACTCTAGCTGTGGTGCTAGCTTTTTAGGCGATCGTTGGGTATTGACAGCTGCACACTGTGTAGATTCACCAAATTCAATTAATATGAAAGTAAATGTTGGCGAGTTTGATTTAGCCGATGGCGCTGAAGATGCTATTGAAATTAAAAACTTATACCTGCACCCAGGTTATGACACTAATACACTACATGACGACATTGCATTAATAGAGTTAGCTGAGTCTGTAGACAAGCCAACGATTAAAATTGCCGATCTAGAGCTAACCAGTCAACTTGCAACTGACAACTCTGTTGCAACATCTATTGGCTGGGGTGGCCGTACTGGTTATCTTCCAGGCGAGGGGCCAACTTCTGACTTCCCTGAGATACTGCATGAAGTGGATTTACAGCTTTATTCGTCCTTACAGTGCCGTACAATTATTGCTGAATCAAGAACCAGAGATACTGATTTTGAATTTACCGAAGCAGATGTAGATGTAACAGAACAAATGATTTGTGCTGGCACACCTGCTGGAGGCTTAAGTACTTGTCAAGGTGATAGTGGTGGCCCACTTATTGTTAATACTAACGATGGTTGGCAACAAGTTGGCGTGGTTAGCTGGGGTCTTGGCTGTGCCGCACCAGGTTATCCAGGTGTTTATACTCGCGCTGGCGCATACCAAGATTGGATGGATGGTATTACTGACGGTATTGCAATCACTCAACTTCACGATTTTACTACTTTACCAGAAACTGACTCTCGTACATTTAAATTAATGGTCGAGAACAACAGTGGAGAAGCAGCATCCGTAACTTATGAAATTGAAGGTAGTAGTACCTTTACCGTTGAAGAAGGTGCGTGTAATACACTAGCTGCAGGTGAAACATGTGAACTAAGTGCAACCTACACACCTGTTGAAGCTGGCGCACACGAAGCATTTGTAGTGATTAAATCAGATAATGCAGCTCTTAAATCTAGTAAAACGAAACTAATGGGGAACGCTCTTGCTTCTGCAAGCGACCTTAAAGATGCTTCAGGTAGCACGTCTGAAGAAGTGAGCTTATTCACTGGTGGTGACGTTAAGTGGGAAGAAAATGCCGAGGGCGGCTTACAAAGTGGTGACATTGATGACGGCCAAGAAAGTATTTTAATGGCTGAAGTTAATGGTGAAGGTAAGCTAACTTTTGAGTGGGGTGTTTCATCTGAGGAAAATGTTGAAGATCCTGCCGAGCCATGGGATGCACTATATTTAACAGTAAATGGCGAGCTTCATAGCTATATTTCTGGAGACGTAGCGTTTGAGTCTGTCGAGCTTGAACTACCAGAAGGCAAGAACTTAATCACTTGGAGCTACATTAAGGATGGCGCAGTTACTGAGCTTGAAGATACTGGCTATGTGCGTAATATTAACTTCGCAAAGAAAGAGCCAATTGTCATTCCACAAATGCCAATTACTGAGCAACCAGATAGAAGAAATGCGGGCGGTAGCTTAGGCTGGTTAAGCTTGTCTTTATTTGGCTTAGCATTATTTAGAAGAAGAAAATAA